The DNA sequence AAGGGCGCGAGAAGCGCGTGGCCGAGTCGGGACTCATCTTCGTCTGCGCCCCGGTGAAGGTGGGAGAACAGGTGAGCGGCGCCTTCGGCGTCTCCCTTCCCCTGTCGGCGGGGAAGGGGGTCGACGTCGACGAGGGCATCCGCTCCTTCGCGCAGATCTTCGGACGGATCCTGGAACGCGAGCGGAGCGTCGCGACGCTCGTGAAGCGGCGCGAGGAGGCCGTCGCCCTCTTCGAGCTCGCGTCCGGTGCCCTTCACACGCTCAACGCGGACGAGGTCGTCCGTCTCACGGCGGCCTCGCTGCAGCGACAGCTCGAGTTCGACCAGGTCCAGGCCTACCGTTACCACGCCGAGCAGAAGGAGATCGAACACATCCTCGGGCAGGGCACGTCTCCGGGTTCCGGTGGCGGGTTCGTCCCCGGCCAGCGCCGGCCGATCGACGCCGACGGCATTCTCGTCCGGGCGCTCGCGGCGCACGGCCCCGCGTTCGACGACGATGACGATGACGACGACAGCAAGGGCCCCCGCCGCCGCCGCCGGCTGGCCATACCTCTCGAACAGGGAGACGTCGTCTTCGGCTTCCTGACGATGTCGCGCCGGGGCGCCTTCGTCCTGACCCCGCAGGAGATGCGCCTCGTCCAGGAGCTCGCCCGCCTCGCCGCCGGAGCCCTCGAGAAGGCGCGCCTCATCGACGCCGAGCGGCGCAACGCCGAACGGGTCGCCTTCGTGAATCGCGTCCACGCCGCCCTGGGCGGCCTGACGGAGCTCGACGCAATCCTGGAGAGGACCGTCCAGGAGATCGGTTCCCACTTCGACCTCGACCTCTGCGCCGTTCAGCTCCACCCGCTCGACCAGCTCGCAGGGCCTTCGGCCTTCTGCTGGAAAGGGGGGGCGCCGCCCGGGCGGGGCCGCGATGAGATTCCGAAGGCGCTGTTCGAGGTCCTCTCGGCCGAAGGGTCCTACGCCCTCCTGCCCGACGTGGCATCCGGAGAGCAGGGGCTCGACCTCGTGCCGGTGCCCGACGCGGCCAAGGACCTGCCGCGGCCCCTCAGCCTCGTCGCCGTACCGCTCGCGTCCCGGGGCGAGATCGTCGGTGCCCTCGTCGGGTTGGGCGCCGGCCGTCCCTGGGCCTTCGGCCCTCCGATGCTCCGTTCGTTCCAGGCTCTCGCGGTCGAGGTCTCGCTCGCCGTGACGTCGGCCCGCCTCCTGCAGCGGGAGCGCGAGTCCTACCGGTTTCTCGACCGCCTGCGCGAGGTCGGGCGCTCCTTCACGACGACCTTCGACGGCGCGCGCATCAAGCAGACCCTCTGCGAGCAGGCCGTCGCGCT is a window from the Holophagales bacterium genome containing:
- a CDS encoding diguanylate cyclase, giving the protein MPTNRDLALLKAFETVLTEGRFLDESIGTILDTALRFFDAVAVALQPAGGAPPISRAGSSIVATAAEQRLGRVLEGLLAEGREKRVAESGLIFVCAPVKVGEQVSGAFGVSLPLSAGKGVDVDEGIRSFAQIFGRILERERSVATLVKRREEAVALFELASGALHTLNADEVVRLTAASLQRQLEFDQVQAYRYHAEQKEIEHILGQGTSPGSGGGFVPGQRRPIDADGILVRALAAHGPAFDDDDDDDDSKGPRRRRRLAIPLEQGDVVFGFLTMSRRGAFVLTPQEMRLVQELARLAAGALEKARLIDAERRNAERVAFVNRVHAALGGLTELDAILERTVQEIGSHFDLDLCAVQLHPLDQLAGPSAFCWKGGAPPGRGRDEIPKALFEVLSAEGSYALLPDVASGEQGLDLVPVPDAAKDLPRPLSLVAVPLASRGEIVGALVGLGAGRPWAFGPPMLRSFQALAVEVSLAVTSARLLQRERESYRFLDRLREVGRSFTTTFDGARIKQTLCEQAVALLAGTSAQFWDADAQTKSLRVLAHWGGDGGAEGHRAVPTESTEHPVVRAWLEKALVLVGETEVAALYPPASGATSPATLRAAAVPLLYQDEQIGVLTFTFRSPGNTWPSELGGRLSLLADAAAVALHNSRLMKIIEQQTERDGVTGLYNQGAILRRLESELRRAERSGQPLSVAHIRVDGLAEAGQRFGVPYGDSLLPKVAAQLVRATRSVNIVGRGKGDRFWILVFEANKATAQRAAEAIQKNFMSAFDPRLEATGLKFSLTIGLAAYPEDAFDTASLLSRAEEALDDANRAGPGTISQYGALAEADLGDAF